One part of the Hippoglossus hippoglossus isolate fHipHip1 chromosome 11, fHipHip1.pri, whole genome shotgun sequence genome encodes these proteins:
- the nkain1 gene encoding sodium/potassium-transporting ATPase subunit beta-1-interacting protein 1, whose product MGKCDGRCTLLVICSLQLVAALQRQVFDFLGYQWAPILANFLHIMAIILGMFGTVQFRFRYLIFYAVWLVLWVGWNSFIICFYLEVGNLSQDRDFLMTFNTSLHRSWWMEHGPGCLVTPVLDSRMAPDDHHVITVSGCLLDYQYIEVLSSAIQILLALFGFVYACYVSKVFQDDEDSFDFIGGFDSYGYQPPQKSSHLQLQPLYTAG is encoded by the exons GTGGCCGCCCTTCAGAGGCAGGTGTTTGATTTCCTGGGTTACCAGTGGGCTCCCATCCTGGCCAACTTCCTGCACATCATGGCCATCATCCTGGGCATGTTCGGCACCGTGCAGTTTCGCTTCAGATACCTCATCTTT TATGCAGTATGGCTCGTCCTCTGGGTGGGCTGGAACTCCTTCATCATCTGTTTCTACCTGGAGGTCGGAAATCTGTCTCAG GACAGGGACTTTCTCATGACATTCAACACATCTCTCCATCGTTCGTGGTGGATGGAGCACGGCCCCGGTTGCCTGGTAACGCCAGTGCTAGACTCACGCATGGCCCCCGATGACCACCATGTCATCACCGTCTCCGGGTGTCTCCTTGACTACCAGTACATCGAGGTGTTGAGCTCTGCCATTCAGATCTTGTTGGCT CTCTTTGGCTTCGTGTACGCCTGCTACGTGAGCAAAGTCTTCCAGGATGACGAGGACAGCT TTGATTTCATCGGTGGCTTTGACTCTTACGGATACCAGCCTCCTCAGAAGTCCTCTCATCTGCAACTGCAGCCACTGTACAC GGCTGGTTAA